In Helicobacter pylori, a single genomic region encodes these proteins:
- a CDS encoding NADH-quinone oxidoreductase subunit G, giving the protein MITMNINGKTIECQEGQSVLEAARSAGIYIPTICYLSGCSPTVACKMCMVEMDGKRVYSCNTKAKNNAVILTNTPTLMDERKSIMQTYDVNHPLECGVCDKSGECELQDMTHLTGVEHQPYAVADDFKALDSWAQALYDPNLCIMCERCVTTCKDNVGENNLKATKADLHAPDKFKDSMSKDAFSVWSRKQKGIISFVGSVPCYDCGECIAVCPVGALSYKDFAYTANAWELKKIHSTCSHCSAGCLISYDVRHFDTLGEEFKIFRVLNDFYHNPICGAGRFAFDVSSSPKGSANLKEAQNALKECEAVRIGGDITNEEAFLIERLRKKLDFKIYNQEAYRFQQFLKVLGEVKRPSIEEIKTSHLVITIGSSIKTENPLVRYAINNALKLNKASLIAMHPIKDNALVNLCRSSFCITHEVGAEEILLGMLLKMLNIESTALKSLEDSKQSIVDEAALKALEEERKKALEQAEQGCSIGENKAENQEEDKTEAATPKEENQKENKTEVKEESVEVPTKTTYLLLEEAGIHLETYEKILALLQKSNNTLLVVGEEIYSHKQAHNIAKMLRLLAQKSAIKLILIPPSANALGIASLCELSEEVFEHEKIVGIRAQGDFTINSDDRVFGKDAVSKVDFILPSLNQLEGTITNIEGCVLPLKPALRFEGYDLSDIMQGFGFVEENLTECTHKLPTEAGFKAIEFDHLTNYFTNDRVNHRGYLLGTSPFEKSAKECETIECEPIKPLKEKIAFNAYLKYPETQFNNATHKSENLQLKAGVYVSKAFLKKLNKEVGQNITLSKEEEELTGVLYLDESLDQEVFVISPSLLKNHSGFFREGVFDSVDLKEQA; this is encoded by the coding sequence ATGATCACAATGAATATCAATGGCAAAACGATTGAATGCCAAGAGGGACAAAGCGTTTTAGAGGCTGCTAGGAGCGCTGGGATCTATATCCCTACTATTTGCTATTTAAGCGGTTGCTCGCCCACAGTCGCATGCAAAATGTGCATGGTTGAAATGGATGGCAAACGGGTTTATAGCTGCAACACGAAAGCCAAAAACAACGCCGTTATCCTCACCAACACCCCAACGCTCATGGATGAAAGAAAAAGCATCATGCAAACTTATGATGTCAATCACCCCCTAGAGTGTGGCGTGTGCGATAAGAGCGGGGAGTGCGAATTGCAAGACATGACGCATTTAACCGGCGTAGAGCACCAACCTTATGCGGTGGCTGATGATTTTAAAGCGCTAGATTCATGGGCACAAGCCTTGTATGATCCCAATTTGTGCATCATGTGCGAAAGGTGCGTAACCACTTGCAAGGACAATGTGGGCGAAAACAACCTCAAAGCCACTAAAGCCGATTTGCATGCTCCGGATAAATTTAAAGACAGCATGTCCAAAGACGCTTTTAGCGTGTGGAGTCGTAAGCAAAAAGGCATTATTTCTTTTGTGGGTAGCGTGCCTTGTTATGATTGCGGGGAATGCATTGCGGTATGCCCTGTGGGCGCTTTGAGCTATAAAGATTTCGCTTACACGGCTAACGCATGGGAACTCAAAAAGATCCATTCTACTTGTTCGCATTGCTCAGCTGGGTGTTTGATTTCTTATGATGTGCGCCATTTTGATACTCTAGGCGAAGAATTTAAAATTTTTAGAGTGCTTAATGATTTTTACCATAACCCTATTTGTGGGGCAGGCCGTTTCGCTTTTGATGTGAGCTCTAGCCCTAAAGGCAGTGCTAATCTTAAAGAAGCACAAAACGCCCTCAAAGAATGCGAAGCGGTGCGGATAGGAGGAGACATTACGAATGAAGAGGCGTTTTTAATAGAGCGTTTGAGGAAAAAGCTTGATTTTAAAATCTACAATCAAGAAGCGTATCGTTTCCAGCAATTTTTAAAAGTATTGGGCGAAGTTAAACGCCCCAGTATTGAAGAGATTAAAACTTCTCATTTAGTCATTACGATAGGATCTTCTATCAAAACAGAAAACCCTTTGGTGCGCTATGCTATCAATAACGCCCTCAAACTCAATAAAGCTTCTTTGATCGCTATGCACCCTATCAAGGATAACGCATTAGTGAATTTGTGCCGAAGTTCTTTTTGCATCACCCATGAAGTGGGGGCTGAAGAAATCCTTTTAGGCATGCTTTTAAAAATGCTTAACATTGAAAGCACGGCTCTAAAAAGCTTAGAAGATTCCAAGCAAAGCATTGTGGATGAAGCGGCTCTTAAAGCCTTAGAAGAAGAGCGAAAAAAAGCTTTAGAACAAGCCGAGCAAGGGTGCAGTATTGGAGAAAATAAGGCAGAAAATCAAGAAGAGGATAAAACAGAAGCAGCCACCCCAAAAGAAGAAAATCAAAAAGAAAACAAGACAGAGGTTAAAGAAGAAAGCGTTGAAGTCCCTACCAAGACCACTTATTTGTTGCTTGAAGAAGCGGGCATCCATTTAGAAACTTATGAAAAAATTCTGGCTCTTTTGCAAAAATCAAATAACACCCTGCTAGTGGTTGGCGAAGAAATCTATAGCCATAAACAAGCCCACAATATCGCTAAAATGTTGCGTTTGTTAGCCCAAAAAAGCGCTATTAAACTCATTCTTATCCCCCCAAGCGCCAACGCTTTAGGCATCGCTTCTCTTTGTGAATTGAGCGAGGAAGTTTTTGAACATGAAAAAATTGTAGGCATTCGCGCTCAAGGGGATTTCACTATCAATAGCGATGATAGGGTTTTTGGAAAAGATGCCGTCAGCAAAGTGGATTTTATTTTACCCAGCCTTAACCAGCTAGAAGGCACGATCACTAATATTGAAGGGTGCGTGTTGCCTTTAAAACCGGCTTTGAGGTTTGAAGGCTATGACTTGAGCGACATTATGCAAGGCTTTGGCTTTGTGGAAGAAAACCTCACAGAATGCACCCACAAACTCCCTACAGAAGCGGGCTTTAAAGCCATAGAATTTGACCATCTAACCAACTATTTCACTAACGACAGAGTCAATCACAGAGGTTATCTGCTAGGAACAAGCCCTTTTGAAAAGAGCGCTAAAGAATGCGAAACCATAGAATGCGAGCCTATCAAGCCTTTAAAAGAAAAAATCGCTTTCAACGCGTATTTAAAATACCCAGAAACGCAATTCAATAACGCTACCCATAAAAGCGAGAATTTGCAATTAAAAGCCGGTGTCTATGTGTCTAAAGCTTTCTTAAAAAAATTGAATAAAGAAGTGGGGCAAAACATCACTTTATCTAAAGAAGAAGAGGAATTAACAGGCGTTTTGTATCTTGATGAGAGCTTGGATCAAGAGGTGTTTGTCATTTCGCCTTCTCTTTTGAAAAACCATTCTGGCTTTTTTAGAGAGGGCGTGTTTGATAGCGTGGATTTAAAGGAGCAAGCATGA